The Theobroma cacao cultivar B97-61/B2 chromosome 1, Criollo_cocoa_genome_V2, whole genome shotgun sequence genome contains the following window.
tttgtgtAAGTTACtacttttctaaaatttttcttaacaAAAAACTTTTCTGGtgttgaaattaaactttGTCTGCGGGTTCAGTGACTCGCCAGGTCACGAGCATGATTTCTTATGCTCGGACTCCACTAAGCTGAGAGATGATATTACATtaattacaataatttttatttaattttaatttttaaaataatatattaaaataattaatttaaaatatatattttaatattttaattaaccGAGTAAGAACCTACACCTAACTTTTAAAAGCATCAACGGAATCAGTCCGACCGACAGCGTACACCTGTACTCGAAAATGGCAATTCATCCATATGAATTTTTGACCCTAAATTTCAAGCAGCAGTAGTCCAGTCGTCCACCTCCGCGGAGACACCGCCGCGTGTGATACCCCTCCGGTAACTTGACTAATGAAACACCCCGCAGGTGCATAACACGCTCCCTATCTTCGGGTGGGAAAAATCCGGAAACCCCACAATCAAAGTTCCCCTCCACAATCGAACCCTATAACCTGCACTTTGTCGTCGCATTCACGCTCCCGAATATGCTATCTTGCAATTGGTTCGTGTTGAACACGCGAATCAATACAGCGGGAGTTGAACACTTCCTATCCACCCTATGATACTTCCCGAGCACGGCTCTTTTGATGCACCCACACGCTTCTCTCGAGTCGTTTGTAAGCACGAGGGCACTCCTACCGTACACCTGTAAGATAAGGATAGAGAGAAAATAAtcgagagaaaaaaagaacagagcttcttagagagagaaagagagtggtgaagagagagagagagagagactcaGAAGAAGATCTGAAATCGAACAACCGAAGGTAAGGAGCCGAAATTTCCTTGAGAATTCCCTCTTCCTTTGTTTCCCTCTTTCATTTCGTTTGCGTATATATTGATATTAGATGGCTGTAGTTTAATTTTGTAGATCGAGGAGGGTTTTTTTTCTCCTAGACGTGTTGCGTTTCTCGTTGGATTTGGTGGTTAAAACTTGGGGGAACTCAAGTTTGGGTGAATTTGAGGAGGTTAAATTAGGGTTTTGATGGAAGTAGTAAAACCCTAGTTTGGATTGATTGGAGGAGGTGAATTGTGTTGTTGGAGATTGGAGAAGGGTAAATTAGGGTTTTAGGCCCTACTATATATGTATGGCTTCGGCGACAGTTGTTGGAGAAGGAAAAGATGGTGCAAGAGAGAAGCAGAGGTACACAGAGAGCAAGGTTTATACTAGGAAAGCGTTTAAGGGTCCCAAGAAAAACAATCTTGTCAATACCACAGCTAAGAACAGCAACAACGCCGACGACGACGACAACAACAAGaacagcaacaacaacaataacagcagcagcaacaacaacaacaacgtCAACAGCACTGCTCTGAACAACACTGCTGTCACCGCAAACGCTGTCACATCGAATGACGACGGCAATGCTAATGACAAGAATAATGACGACAACAACAACAACGACAACTCTGCTGTAGCACCACCTCAGCCTCTGCCTTTGGAGGATATGAATTCCGCCCACCAACAGCCTGTTCCGTATGTAGATACTGCAGTTTCTGATGACTCTTCGAATCTTAACAAACACCAGGTTGTGGCAAGCAACGGAGCAGTGAAGTCCAGTTCAGAGAACCGGGTTAAGATCAATTTGGCTTCAAGGTCAAAGCAGGAGATGCGGGATTTGAGGAGGAAGCTGGAGAGTGAGCTTGATCTGGTGAGGAATTTGGTGAAGAGAATTGAAGCTAAAGAAGGGCAAATAAGTGGTTTTAGTAATTCCCGTCTTCTGTTGAATGACAGTGTTGATTATGGACTGAAGAGGGTTCAGTCAGAGGTGGCTTCAGTGGGTATTCCTCAGGAGCCTGTTAGGCAATCAAGGCCCTTGAACCAGTTGAGTATTTCTGTCTTGGAAAATAGCCAGGGTAATGAAAATTTGGAGAAGGAGAAGAGAACACCAAAGGCGAATCAGTTCTATCGAAATTCTGAGTTTTTGCTTGCAAAAGATAAGTTTCCACCCGCTGAGAGTAACAAAAAGTCAAAATTGAACGGGAAGAAGGCAGGAGGAGGTGAATTCACTCATGGGTTTGGCATGGGTAACAAGTTCTTTAAGAGCTGTAGTTCTTTGCTTGAAAGGCTAATGAAACATAAGCATGGTTGGGTCTTTAATGCTCCTGTTGATGTCAAAGGTTTGGGTTTGCATGATTACTATAGCATCATTAAGCATCCCATGGATTTGGGTACTGTGAAATCGAGGCTTAACAAGAACTGGTACAAGTCACCTAGAGAGTTTGCAGAGGATGTGAGACTGACATTTCGCAATGCTATGACATATAATCCTAAGGGACAAGATGTTCATGTAATGGCGGAGCAGTTATCAAAGATATTCGAGGACAAATGGGCTGTTATAGAGACAGATTATATTCGAGAGATGAGACTTGCAATAGAATACGAAGTGAGTCTTCCTACGCCAACACCAAGAAAGGCACATCCAATGCTACCACCTCCACTTGATATGAGAAGGATCTTGGATAGATCAGAGTCGATGATACGCCCTGTTGATATGAGACCAAAACTCATTGCTACTACTCCTTCAAGTAGGACCCCTGCTCCAAAAAAGCCCAAGGCAAAGGATCCATATAAGAGAGACATGACTTATGAGGAGAAGCAGAAGCTTAGCACTAACCTTCAGAGTTTGCCTTCAGAGAAGCTGGACAACATTGTACAGATTATTAAGAAAAGGAATTCAGCtctttttcaacatgacgaTGAAATTGAAGTAGACATTGACAGTGTGGATACTGAGACTCTCTGGGAGCTTGATAGATTTGTGACCAACTACAAGAAAAGTTTGAgcaaaaacaagagaaaagctGAACTTGCCATTCAAGCCAGAGCAGAAGCTGAGCAGATCGTACCTGAGAAGGTAAAGCTTTCTGTCATAGTTTCTTATGTAATCATCTTATCCCAAGAGTAGCTGAGTGAatgcttatgttttatttAGTTGCAGACCACCCCTGCTCCTGTTTTGGTGGAAGTGCCCAAAGAAGCCACAACTAGTAAGTTTTCATGTTATGAGAGTTGATAAGTACTTTGGTTTCTGCATGCTTGATTGGACTGATAACTAAAAATTTATACGCTTCTACCTGCAGATGATCAGAATTTGTCCACTTCATCACCTGTTGAAGTTGACAAACGGGGAGATAATGCTAGTAGGTCGAGTAGTTCAAGTAGCTCTAGCAGTGATTCTGGGTCTTCTTCAAGTGGTACTGTGATTTATttctaactatttttttttgttttcttttttggtacTTTCTCTCTTATTGTTCTAATATATGTAATGTTTGTTGCAGACTCTGATAGTGAAAGTTCCTCAGCGTCTGGGTCTGATGCTGGTCACTCGCCAAGGTCTTGAATGTTTTTCTGTCAGGTAGGATAAAATGTTCATGTGTCTTACAaaaattcttgatttaaaTATGCTTCAGAGTTGTTCTATCATGTGGTAGTTTCAAACTCATATGTATTTGCTTGATTTCAAGTGCATCTTCTGCTGTCGAATTGTGTACAATTTTGTTTATATGTGATGCTTTTGAATAGTATGAATGGTGGTTAGTGATGACATTTGATGTGAATGATGGTGAATATCTTTGCATGGAAGTATCACTATGTAAGTGAGCACATGATaacttgaattaaaatttagatgAGTAAGCAATTGTGGTTTGTGAGTCCCGAAGGCAACATCTCAATGTTTAAAACCTGAGACTTCAGCTTTGAGGTCTCTGGTAATCATGAGGGAAGAGTGAGATTTGTAAGATCAAGAGAGCTACCTCCTTTTCTGCAACTTGGAATCAACAGGTTTCCACATGTTAGCAAAGAGAACAGAAAATTTGCGGACCTTGGGTGTATTGGcaattaatatcaatttttgaGATGAAGATGTATGGTTTCAACATTGGATGATTTGAGGCTATATAACCAAATATTGAACAATTGTCTGTTAAAAAAGATAGCTTTCTTTTTGGCAAGGGGGATATCTATGATGAATGAAATGAGAATGCATCTTTCTGAGAAGCAACACTGATTCATATTATTGTGCCTTTTTGTAACTGGATATGCTGCTGTAATTTAACAATGGAAAGAAGACATTATGTTAGTGATGGAAAGAGTGATGTTATACTTGAAATTGGTAATAAATGTTCATTCATGCTGTGGCAACTCATTAGAGGTACCAATATCTGGGATTTGGCTTGTAGATGCTATTCTTGTAGtataaacttttttaataaatatggTTTTTGGCATACAGCTTTGGGGGAATCCTTTTGATGCTTTTTGGTTCTGTGATTTTATGATGACATTTAAAGTTTTAACTCTTCTGGTCTATTTGCATTATTAAAGAGTTTTAAATCCATCTTTGTTTCCTCTTTTTTAATCTTCAAAATTTGCTATTTTGTTTGTACTGTGAATAGACACGATAAGTCAAGAGAAATAAGTTTGCAATTCTTAGTACTTCCTTCTTGATTAAATTTTTCAGTTGAGCATCAGAAAGAAATTAGTTAATGAGAAATGcatgtctttttcttttctttttctttttttttcggGATAGAGTGAGGCATTTTTCTATGTGCagatttatattaattttcttggGTTAAATACATGAAATGCCAATGACTATTATGAGCAACCACTCCAATATGTTCAGTGCAGTCTGCTATTTTTATTGACCGAAactacatatatttatatatttgtgAATATATCCATCTGATCTTCTTGTGGACATCTCTGTTCTTCTGACTGGACTTAGGTGAATAACAAGTCAGTTAATCTATGATTTTTATcaacttaataaaattttccaGCAAAGATACCTTTGTGTTTGTGAATACATCCACCTGATCTGTTGGAGGGAGACATGTCTGGACTTCACAGAATAGTGAGTCAACCATGTGATTTTGATAAACTTTCCAGTTAAAAATTTCTGATCTAGTTTGCAGTGGCCCATGGGCTATGTTGTTTAGACTTGGTTTGATTATCGTATGTTGGTCTGCTAATAACTATGCGGAGCCTTGAGTTTGGCAAAGCATCATATTGCAATCCAAATATGGGATGTCACAAGTATATCATTTTGTTTCTTGTGGAATACAAAATTGGTTGAAAGCATTCTGATCATCCATCATCCTTTGAATATCAATGAGATTCAGGATTGCCATTAGCATCTTGTTCCTTATGGGAGCAAGGATTTTCTTAGGATCTGTTAGTTTAGAGAAAGTGAGATTtgatttctttgaatttcattTGCCCctcaaaaacatatttttatgttCATGTTCTATTGAATCTGTATGATGGCCCTGAATATCTTTTCCTAATTGGTAAATGGTGGAGGTTTACTGCATGTTATTGACTAGTGTGCTGCTCGTCCAAACAAGCACCGTGTGCTTAAAATGCAGAATAATCTAGAATGAAATgcttccttttatttttattgtaaatttgGCAGGGGAAGTGTTTGAATGTCAAGAGATgcaataaacatatatacatataactCAATATATATGAGTGATTTAGTTGTGCTGCTGCTGTTACTACTGTTATGATGATGGTGGTTATAGATGTTTCCTTTCCCTCTTTGATTTTATGCACACTTAAGTAGATTTAAGATGTTTTGATAAAAGTCCTGGTGTGTTTTTCTATTGATGTTTTGatgtatattttgtttgaaataAAGATGAAACCTCTTATGTGCAATTTTGCGAGTGAATGTGTTATGCAAAATGTGCACTTTTTGATAAGCTGATTACTTGGAGTACAAAAGGAAGAGATAGGATCAAATGCTTTTCTCAACTTTCAACTGTTAATAGTTTTTTACACTACCTTTTGACAATTTTCTACAACCAGTGATGATATTGTGGTTgacaatattataattgttatttagttacTAATTGCTAATTTGTGTTGTATCTTTTGCAGTGGCTGATCAAAGAAATTAGAGTAGGTGCTGATCCATTGTGATCCTGAAGCTTTGCGAGTTATGTTTATGATTTTGAAGTAGCATTTGGTGTATAGTGAAGAAGTTTTTGGTGCCTCGAAGGGCTCCTGCCATTTAGCCGCTGGAGAGTGGGTCTGTTAGCACTCTACATGTGGACTATCTGTATAATATTGGTAGAATGTGGTCATGGTTAGGAAAAGTAGGGTTTGTTTGCGTAGCACGTGTACATTGCTAACTACTGCTGCTCATCCTAGTTTCAGGGACATGGTTTTTGGTTTATTATGGCAGATTCAGGATTCTTTTGATGTTATATACAGAAAATAGCATTGTAATTCAAGTTGATGAAGTCATAATTGCTTCACATTAAATAATCTCTGTGAAAGGGCACTTGTCTGATTTGTTTGGTTGTTGGCAGATGCTTTTCAGCTTTATcataaattgttttttttttatcttatcttATTAGAGTAGGAGTAGTTAAATGATATGCTTTGACTTGAGTCGGAGGgtgggggtgaaaatttactactattttattatttttttagattaaatatttaaataagtttttaaattatattaaaaaaattaatttgatttttattttttaaattatatttaaataaagctttgaatttttattttaagacaaataatttttttttaattattgattagtTTTCATTAGTTATCGATAcatgtgatatttttatatCGTGTTATTTTTTACATGACATATACATGTTTActtttttacatatatattcaattttaatcaataatatttaatgttATATCATTTGTTAGGTAGCAGATGATATGATATAAAAGTAtcataaaaagataaaagttgaattgattttttagaCATAGTTAATGTGAGCATTTAAATTACATTGTGTAATATTTGGTAAGAAAAAATCTatgtaatataaatattacaaTGCAGTTATTACATTATAATCGATGATGTTTGATATCTTGTAATGTACTGTGATTGCaataaagataatattttaatgtttagtATATAACCAAAGTAACGATTAAAATGTAAGAGATAGCATTGTAATAATGTAATGTCAATgtttaaaattatctttatgaattaaaatataaatttaatatatttattttttattaatataattttttatattatatattttattttaattcctATGATTAGGATAggataatataatatatttcaaCTCTATGACAagtaatattttcattttNTcttgtaaatatatttatttttattttttgttataattatatatattatttttgttttttaatataattttttatattatattttttttcttttaaagaccGTAAATTTTATGGACAGTTCATCATAGTATTGTCAAGATAATGCTATTGTAAAATCAATGCAATCTCAAAGATTATAATTTATTCTGCtaagtgaaaaaattttgatttatcatTTTTGTCCTTCATTTGAATAAAATGACCAAATCCCCActcttgaaaaaaattgatttatcgTTTTTGTCCTTGTTCATTTGGAAGAATGCCAAATCCCTTCTCCAATTTCTAACTCTAGGTATCgacttcttcttcctccttctAGCTCGAATGGATCTGaggacaaaaaataaataaataaataaaagattggaggaggaTTGTGACTGAGAGTGAAGGTAGTCGTCGCTGGCGTGGAGAGGAAAGAGAAACTGGCTTACTCAGCGGAAGGAGAGATCGCAGGACAGGAGAGCGTCGTGTTGACACTGCTGCAATGAGGGAAACGATGAAGGaaataatttaaacaaataagaaCACATAAACACAAGCGCTGgcattattattttgaaaaaaaaaacccacgcTTTGGCTTTCTTATTTCGTATGTTTCATTTCTTATTTGTCGCCATCTGATCGGTGGCATGATGGTAAAATCCGTAATCCTGGGCATGAATCTCGCCTTGATAGCAAATGGTCTTGCCCTATTATGCATTGCAGTTTTCTCATTTCGGAGGGGTTGGTGACAGCTACAGTAAGTCCAACCTTACtgtaaacataattaatttaattttttaaaaataatataaatttgtaTAACAAGTTAATAAGTAAACaagatatataatttttaaactaatctattttatattaacaACGTaggtaatatttaaatttatctattttattttaaatgttatttaatttttatttttattttattttttatcttaaaatataagaatattgttctttttaatattaacattACATTTAACTagtttaattcaattaaaattattattatgactTGTGATGTTGAATCTCACACATTTAtgtcaatattttaataatacttgttttaactttataattttttacgtTAATTCTTATAAGTTTATGTCAAGATTTTTTAGTTGCAAATTTTCAccgtaattatttttatctttactgCTATTcatttattgattaaaatttgtaatatgCTAAATACTTTAAACTCGAGAATACACATTTaaatgtttgtttttcattaaaattaaatttttttacttaattaacttgttACGTTGATTATCACACATTTAggttaagattttaaatttgcttatttcacttttataaattttatatcaattctatcacgactcgaaactcccatcgggctAGTGACAATCACCGCGaagtcccgataggcactcatttttTCGAATACCGatcagaaccccgcaaggcttaacatcaacttctgcatctccccggtgagcgacagttattaaatctcgcgtttcaagaaatcataagtcgtttccaaatcaaaacaataaaatattattttctggctcacaagggcattttcatctttttttttttgaaaataccGAAACCTACCAAAATcatagtgtaaaagctaaatatgttcatacatactttaaattaGATAacttaagtataaaattacttttacaatgacacgtgagcccccaactgaccaagaaggtgtaaGGCTAcaaacccttactttctaggatgcaactcattaacaaactgtcctgagcttgaaaaataGATAGGAAGAGTGGTGAGATTAcataatctcagtgagtaaacaattaccatcaaaagcatgtAAAGTCGaatagatggagacaatataaaaatgttatatttcaataatgttcataacgcaaaattcgtttcaatctataccaacaatttcttttcatcaaaatttcccggcttatgaatttcttaaacttggcccctaccagaatcattctcgcgagTACCTtcatcaaggtatcccactaagATCGCCAAAGCTGTTAAATGTctcataccca
Protein-coding sequences here:
- the LOC18612987 gene encoding transcription factor GTE4 isoform X1, which encodes MASATVVGEGKDGAREKQRYTESKVYTRKAFKGPKKNNLVNTTAKNSNNADDDDNNKNSNNNNNSSSNNNNNVNSTALNNTAVTANAVTSNDDGNANDKNNDDNNNNDNSAVAPPQPLPLEDMNSAHQQPVPYVDTAVSDDSSNLNKHQVVASNGAVKSSSENRVKINLASRSKQEMRDLRRKLESELDLVRNLVKRIEAKEGQISGFSNSRLLLNDSVDYGLKRVQSEVASVGIPQEPVRQSRPLNQLSISVLENSQGNENLEKEKRTPKANQFYRNSEFLLAKDKFPPAESNKKSKLNGKKAGGGEFTHGFGMGNKFFKSCSSLLERLMKHKHGWVFNAPVDVKGLGLHDYYSIIKHPMDLGTVKSRLNKNWYKSPREFAEDVRLTFRNAMTYNPKGQDVHVMAEQLSKIFEDKWAVIETDYIREMRLAIEYEVSLPTPTPRKAHPMLPPPLDMRRILDRSESMIRPVDMRPKLIATTPSSRTPAPKKPKAKDPYKRDMTYEEKQKLSTNLQSLPSEKLDNIVQIIKKRNSALFQHDDEIEVDIDSVDTETLWELDRFVTNYKKSLSKNKRKAELAIQARAEAEQIVPEKLQTTPAPVLVEVPKEATTNDQNLSTSSPVEVDKRGDNASRSSSSSSSSSDSGSSSSDSDSESSSASGSDAGHSPRS
- the LOC18612987 gene encoding transcription factor GTE4 isoform X2 encodes the protein MASATVVGEGKDGAREKQRYTESKVYTRKAFKGPKKNNLVNTTAKNSNNADDDDNNKNSNNNNNSSSNNNNNVNSTALNNTAVTANAVTSNDDGNANDKNNDDNNNNDNSAVAPPQPLPLEDMNSAHQQPVPYVDTAVSDDSSNLNKHQVVASNGAVKSSSENRVKINLASRSKQEMRDLRRKLESELDLVRNLVKRIEAKEGQISGFSNSRLLLNDSVDYGLKRVQSEVASVGIPQEPVRQSRPLNQLSISVLENSQGNENLEKEKRTPKANQFYRNSEFLLAKDKFPPAESNKKSKLNGKKAGGGEFTHGFGMGNKFFKSCSSLLERLMKHKHGWVFNAPVDVKGLGLHDYYSIIKHPMDLGTVKSRLNKNWYKSPREFAEDVRLTFRNAMTYNPKGQDVHVMAEQLSKIFEDKWAVIETDYIREMRLAIEYEVSLPTPTPRKAHPMLPPPLDMRRILDRSESMIRPVDMRPKLIATTPSSRTPAPKKPKAKDPYKRDMTYEEKQKLSTNLQSLPSEKLDNIVQIIKKRNSALFQHDDEIEVDIDSVDTETLWELDRFVTNYKKSLSKNKRKAELAIQARAEAEQIVPEKTTPAPVLVEVPKEATTNDQNLSTSSPVEVDKRGDNASRSSSSSSSSSDSGSSSSDSDSESSSASGSDAGHSPRS